In the genome of Deinococcus deserti VCD115, one region contains:
- a CDS encoding class I SAM-dependent methyltransferase, whose protein sequence is MTGGRRQKIRISRSQDAPPRHAPGRAGEPFATEGYFTPRPALLPERLDRHKALTKPGVRGFPEVDAAQALLAQTMRKDKVRGDVLDLTAMGGLIGSLSGVTLRAVEGSAAALSVLSAAGHDTCAAVPGDSLTERWPERARTVAMVLAGDRGNAYALSQVAWAHACTPPGGTLYLAGDRDKGFDRYVRAAGSAFGSGETIARDGGMRVARLIRRPGPTPVYPEPEGYEAYGVKVVGLPGVFSAAKPDKATTLMLDHLVDLQLQGRTVLDLGCGTGLIGAWAALRGAHVTLVDGDLLSVRSAQATLVASGLGGEVVHSDVDAELGDRTFDVILTNPPFHVGRGVVLDVAREFIAAASRRLNPGGALYLVANEPLPYEQAMQAVGQTRELIRAGGFKVLLATRPA, encoded by the coding sequence ATGACGGGTGGACGCAGACAGAAGATCAGAATATCGCGCAGTCAGGACGCGCCGCCGCGCCATGCCCCAGGCCGGGCCGGTGAGCCTTTTGCTACAGAGGGGTACTTCACCCCGCGCCCGGCGCTGCTGCCAGAGCGACTGGACCGGCACAAGGCCTTGACGAAACCTGGGGTACGCGGGTTTCCGGAGGTAGACGCAGCGCAGGCCCTGCTCGCGCAGACCATGCGCAAGGACAAGGTGCGCGGCGATGTGCTGGACCTGACCGCCATGGGAGGATTGATTGGCAGCCTGAGCGGCGTGACGCTCCGGGCGGTGGAAGGCAGCGCTGCGGCACTCAGCGTCCTGAGTGCGGCCGGCCACGACACCTGCGCCGCGGTGCCTGGAGATTCTCTGACGGAGCGCTGGCCGGAGCGGGCGCGAACCGTCGCAATGGTTCTGGCGGGTGACCGGGGGAATGCCTACGCGCTCAGTCAGGTGGCCTGGGCACATGCCTGCACGCCTCCGGGCGGCACGCTGTATCTGGCGGGCGACCGCGACAAAGGCTTTGACCGCTATGTGCGGGCAGCAGGCAGTGCCTTCGGATCAGGCGAGACCATTGCCCGCGACGGTGGCATGCGGGTGGCCCGCCTGATCCGCCGCCCCGGACCGACACCGGTGTATCCGGAACCCGAAGGATACGAAGCCTACGGCGTCAAGGTGGTGGGTCTGCCTGGGGTGTTCAGCGCCGCCAAACCAGACAAGGCCACAACACTGATGCTCGATCACCTTGTAGATCTGCAACTGCAGGGGCGCACGGTGCTGGATCTGGGCTGCGGCACTGGTCTCATCGGAGCCTGGGCAGCCCTGCGAGGAGCGCACGTGACCCTGGTCGACGGCGACCTTTTGAGTGTGCGCAGTGCCCAGGCCACACTGGTGGCCAGTGGCCTGGGGGGTGAGGTCGTGCACAGTGACGTGGACGCCGAACTGGGGGACCGTACCTTCGACGTGATCCTGACCAATCCACCTTTTCATGTGGGACGTGGGGTCGTGCTCGACGTAGCCCGGGAATTTATTGCGGCCGCTTCCCGCCGCCTGAATCCTGGAGGCGCCCTGTATCTGGTGGCCAATGAGCCGCTGCCCTATGAGCAGGCCATGCAGGCTGTCGGCCAGACACGTGAGCTGATCCGGGCAGGAGGCTTCAAAGTTCTCCTGGCCACCCGGCCCGCCTGA
- a CDS encoding phenylacetate--CoA ligase family protein produces MTNTLPSPRSSPKGLSALLSRLRGLPLYRGALQDIPDSADWTAVPFLTREQLTVAFEAGELLHPDAVRVHLTPHPGGGWLPEYATRADIEAHGRASAQAFARAGIQSGDHVQVAFGYHRFAGGWLMQDGLEALGAKTIPFGPGETEAQLDTLRRLNVRVLVSAPSFAQKLGEAGAQVDLLIAAGEPMSSIEGRRERVQSALGGTALDCYATSEAGLIALETSAQDGMKVLDDWVYVEVIDPESGQPVEDGARGELVVTHLSKQAMPLLRFRTGDLTRLEQRTDGTYLPGGVFGHVGGMLKVKGVKLFPREVAFWLAGHGLDHLQHTLRISTSGGTDRVHLSVRGDPRPDMAALQTDFQKRFAIRADELVVDPGHEGQGVQDERH; encoded by the coding sequence ATGACGAACACCCTGCCTTCTCCCCGGTCTTCTCCGAAGGGCCTTTCAGCCCTCCTCTCACGCCTGCGCGGCCTGCCGCTGTACCGCGGGGCGCTGCAGGACATACCCGACTCCGCGGACTGGACAGCCGTGCCGTTTCTAACCCGTGAACAGCTAACGGTAGCCTTTGAGGCCGGAGAACTGCTGCATCCGGACGCAGTACGTGTGCATCTCACGCCGCACCCCGGAGGCGGCTGGCTCCCGGAGTACGCGACCCGAGCTGATATCGAGGCCCACGGACGTGCCAGCGCGCAGGCTTTTGCGCGGGCAGGCATTCAGTCCGGCGACCATGTGCAGGTCGCGTTCGGTTACCACCGTTTTGCCGGTGGCTGGCTGATGCAAGACGGCCTCGAAGCGCTGGGCGCCAAGACCATTCCTTTTGGCCCCGGCGAGACCGAGGCGCAGCTCGACACGCTGCGCCGCCTGAATGTCCGGGTGCTGGTCAGTGCGCCGAGTTTTGCGCAGAAGCTGGGCGAGGCCGGCGCTCAGGTCGACTTGCTGATCGCCGCCGGCGAGCCCATGAGCAGCATCGAGGGTCGGCGCGAGCGGGTCCAGTCTGCCCTGGGAGGGACAGCGTTGGACTGCTACGCCACCAGTGAGGCTGGTCTGATTGCGCTGGAAACTTCCGCTCAGGACGGCATGAAAGTGCTGGACGACTGGGTGTACGTCGAGGTGATTGACCCTGAGTCCGGACAGCCGGTTGAGGACGGCGCCCGTGGTGAGTTGGTGGTGACCCACCTGAGTAAACAGGCCATGCCGCTGCTGCGCTTCCGCACCGGGGACCTGACCCGGCTTGAGCAGCGCACGGACGGCACCTATCTGCCGGGCGGCGTGTTCGGGCATGTCGGCGGAATGCTGAAGGTCAAGGGCGTCAAGCTGTTTCCACGTGAAGTTGCCTTCTGGTTGGCAGGGCATGGACTGGACCATCTGCAGCACACCCTGCGTATCTCCACGTCCGGTGGCACGGACCGTGTGCACCTGAGCGTCCGGGGTGATCCACGTCCGGACATGGCAGCGTTGCAGACGGATTTCCAGAAGCGTTTTGCCATCCGTGCCGACGAACTGGTCGTCGACCCCGGCCACGAAGGTCAGGGCGTGCAGGACGAACGGCACTGA
- a CDS encoding ABC transporter ATP-binding protein: MTAPLHPQPHVTPPPVNTAMGSDLTINNVEVVYHDIVQVLRGVSLTVRAGRVTSLLGTNGAGKTTTLRAISGLLKPENGKIREGTVTFEGRVLSSMNGTDVVKSGVVQVPEGRRVFKHLSVEENLRAGAILGRGNWQNDLERIYTYFPKLRMLRNKQAGYTSGGEQQMIAIGRALMAHPKVLLLDEPSLGLAPLLVAEIFDNVRQINRQEGVGVLVVEQNANIALRNSDYGYVMEGGRIVMEGDSAELASNPDVKEFYLGVTEQGSRKSFREVKSYKRRKRWM; this comes from the coding sequence TTGACCGCACCGCTTCATCCCCAACCCCACGTCACCCCACCTCCTGTCAATACGGCGATGGGCAGTGACCTGACTATCAACAACGTAGAAGTCGTTTACCACGACATTGTTCAGGTGCTGCGCGGCGTGTCCCTGACGGTCCGGGCCGGGCGCGTGACCAGTCTGCTGGGCACCAACGGAGCAGGCAAGACCACCACCCTGCGTGCGATTTCGGGGCTGCTCAAGCCCGAGAACGGCAAGATCCGCGAAGGCACCGTCACCTTTGAAGGCCGCGTGCTGTCCAGCATGAACGGCACCGACGTGGTCAAAAGCGGCGTGGTCCAGGTGCCGGAAGGTCGCCGGGTCTTCAAGCACCTGAGCGTCGAGGAGAACCTGCGCGCCGGAGCCATTCTGGGCCGCGGCAACTGGCAGAATGACCTGGAACGGATCTACACCTACTTTCCCAAACTTCGCATGCTGCGCAACAAACAGGCCGGATACACCTCGGGAGGCGAGCAGCAGATGATCGCCATTGGCCGCGCCCTGATGGCACACCCCAAGGTGCTGCTGCTTGACGAGCCGTCTCTGGGTCTGGCGCCCCTGCTGGTCGCAGAGATCTTCGACAACGTGCGGCAGATCAACCGCCAGGAAGGTGTCGGAGTGCTGGTGGTCGAGCAGAATGCCAACATTGCACTGCGCAACAGCGATTACGGCTACGTGATGGAAGGTGGCCGCATCGTCATGGAAGGGGATAGTGCCGAGCTGGCCAGCAACCCTGACGTCAAGGAATTCTATCTGGGCGTCACCGAGCAGGGCAGCCGCAAGAGTTTCCGCGAGGTCAAGAGCTACAAACGGCGCAAACGCTGGATGTAA
- a CDS encoding ABC transporter substrate-binding protein, with product MKKLLALTALVSLASFATAQKATTLVWSGAITGPTSDAGSSYAAGVEDYCKYANSQKMLTVTLNCVVRDDQYNNANTQRIFEEFVGSQNVPVFLGYATGAMLQIKGVVQETKIPTLPASYHIGLIDPPNNQYMFLPVSSYSENMVALLEWVAKKERGAKVALVVNPSPFGRDPVVDARKAATRLGLNITDVQEVGGNNLDNTALLKRLESQGVKYVINQNTAGPVANILKDAKRLNLLGKMQFMGAHYTGGEDLTKLAGDAAKGFIWATSYYLYDEGDRPGIQLVKKIGAQAGRKIDTIRSVHYTSGMLAAAIAIEAMKRGGKDITAASVYKGLTSMNGSRAFNPGFSVGPVTFSAKDHVGAESLRLLEADATGNFKAITGAQRSRMFQLVHPLK from the coding sequence ATGAAAAAACTTCTTGCCCTGACTGCCCTCGTTTCCCTGGCCTCCTTTGCCACTGCGCAGAAAGCCACCACCCTGGTGTGGTCGGGCGCCATCACCGGCCCCACCAGCGACGCCGGGTCCAGCTACGCCGCAGGCGTGGAGGACTACTGTAAGTACGCCAACAGCCAGAAGATGCTGACCGTGACGCTGAACTGTGTGGTGCGTGACGACCAGTACAACAATGCCAACACCCAGCGAATCTTCGAGGAGTTCGTGGGCAGCCAGAACGTTCCGGTGTTCCTGGGCTACGCCACCGGTGCCATGCTGCAGATCAAGGGCGTGGTGCAGGAAACGAAGATTCCGACGTTGCCCGCCAGCTACCACATCGGCCTGATTGATCCGCCCAACAACCAGTACATGTTCCTGCCAGTCAGCAGCTACAGCGAGAACATGGTGGCGCTGCTCGAGTGGGTGGCCAAAAAGGAACGAGGCGCCAAAGTCGCTCTGGTGGTCAACCCCAGCCCCTTCGGCCGTGATCCGGTTGTAGACGCCCGCAAGGCCGCCACCCGTCTGGGTCTGAATATCACCGACGTGCAGGAAGTTGGCGGCAACAACCTCGACAACACCGCGCTGCTCAAGCGCCTGGAGTCACAGGGCGTGAAATATGTGATCAACCAGAACACCGCCGGGCCAGTGGCCAACATCCTCAAGGACGCCAAGCGCCTGAACCTGCTGGGCAAGATGCAGTTCATGGGTGCCCACTACACCGGCGGGGAAGACCTCACCAAGCTGGCTGGTGACGCTGCCAAGGGCTTTATCTGGGCGACCAGCTACTACCTGTACGACGAAGGCGACCGTCCCGGCATCCAGCTGGTCAAGAAGATCGGCGCGCAGGCGGGCCGTAAGATCGACACCATCCGCAGCGTGCACTACACCAGCGGGATGCTGGCCGCAGCCATCGCCATTGAAGCCATGAAGCGCGGAGGCAAGGACATCACGGCCGCCAGCGTGTACAAGGGACTGACCAGCATGAACGGCAGCCGTGCCTTCAATCCTGGATTTTCGGTGGGCCCAGTGACTTTCAGCGCCAAGGACCACGTGGGTGCCGAGAGCCTGCGTCTGCTTGAAGCTGACGCGACCGGCAACTTCAAGGCCATTACAGGTGCGCAGCGCAGCCGCATGTTCCAGCTTGTTCACCCCCTGAAGTAA